Proteins from one Shewanella pealeana ATCC 700345 genomic window:
- a CDS encoding metal ABC transporter solute-binding protein, Zn/Mn family: MRINSKRFLSRGAKALTLAFALGVTNNAVAGLNIFACEPEYAALAKELAPDAKIYSATTAMQDPHQVQARPSLIAKMRQADLAICAGADLEIGWLPMLQMKSANAKVRSTDQGLFFAAEQIDTLDQLASVDRSMGDVHAKGNPHLHFDPNRLLLVAESLTNKLIQLDPESKLDYQAALINFSERWQAAIPKWEAKAQALQGSKVIAYHSSFKYLFNWLGLEQVADLEPKPGIPPSSSHLASLLNRAKQGDILAIVIASYQSERGAEWLAERSDLPVLVLPMSVGGNEQSVDLFTLYDSAIDLLLSAQ; this comes from the coding sequence GCAGGTTTAAATATTTTTGCTTGTGAGCCTGAATACGCTGCATTAGCGAAAGAGCTGGCACCGGACGCTAAGATCTATTCGGCCACTACGGCGATGCAAGATCCGCATCAGGTTCAGGCTCGCCCAAGTTTGATCGCTAAGATGCGTCAGGCAGATCTGGCTATCTGCGCTGGAGCAGATCTAGAGATCGGTTGGCTACCTATGCTGCAGATGAAGTCGGCAAACGCTAAGGTGCGATCGACGGATCAAGGCTTGTTCTTTGCGGCTGAACAGATCGACACACTGGATCAGCTTGCCTCTGTGGATCGCTCTATGGGTGATGTACACGCAAAAGGCAATCCGCATCTGCATTTCGATCCCAATCGTTTGCTGCTGGTGGCTGAAAGTTTAACCAACAAGCTTATTCAGCTCGATCCAGAATCGAAGCTAGATTACCAAGCGGCACTGATAAACTTTAGCGAGCGTTGGCAGGCAGCGATCCCTAAATGGGAGGCTAAGGCACAAGCTTTACAAGGCAGTAAAGTGATCGCCTATCACTCTAGCTTTAAATACTTATTTAATTGGCTAGGGCTAGAGCAGGTTGCGGATCTTGAGCCAAAGCCTGGGATCCCGCCGAGCAGTTCCCATCTAGCAAGCTTGTTAAACCGAGCTAAACAGGGCGATATATTGGCGATCGTCATCGCCTCATATCAGAGCGAGCGCGGCGCCGAGTGGTTAGCAGAGCGATCGGATCTTCCAGTGCTAGTATTGCCAATGTCGGTTGGAGGTAACGAGCAGAGCGTCGATCTGTTTACACTTTACGACAGCGCTATCGATCTATTGCTGAGTGCGCAATAG